Proteins encoded in a region of the Streptomyces sp. NBC_01471 genome:
- a CDS encoding deoxyguanosinetriphosphate triphosphohydrolase, translating into MEGTAYTPTDCERWDTEPDKRPGRTAFQRDRARVLHSGALRRLAGKTQVVTPGSLPQARGAVRAGETPFQIWDSSPRTRLTHSLECAQVGRELGAALGCDPDLVETACLAHDLGHPPFGHNGELALNDFARDCGGFEGNAQSLRLLTRIEPKRFVHSETTGEPVSVGLNLTRAALDAATKYPWPRGAHPTEPGSVKFGVYEDDLPVFDWARLGAPADRKCFEAQVMDWSDDVAYSVHDVEDGLHAGHIEPGCLTSGPERDAIMAVAVGRYVSGDTDPAELTDALDGLLAQEWWPHGYDGTAVAQARLKDATSQLIGRFCLAAESATRASYGAGPLTRYAAELVVPRRARLECAVLKAVADRYVMQREEQERLRIDQREVLAELAEALTARAPEGLDPQFRALFEAAPGDRDRKRVIVDQIASLTDTSARSLHARLTVRH; encoded by the coding sequence ATGGAAGGCACCGCGTACACCCCGACCGACTGCGAGCGCTGGGACACCGAGCCGGACAAGAGGCCGGGCCGTACAGCCTTCCAGCGCGACCGTGCCCGCGTGCTGCACTCCGGTGCGCTGCGCCGGCTCGCGGGCAAGACCCAGGTGGTCACACCGGGCTCGCTGCCGCAGGCGCGCGGTGCCGTACGGGCGGGGGAGACCCCCTTCCAGATCTGGGACTCCAGCCCCCGCACCCGCCTCACCCACTCCCTGGAATGCGCCCAGGTCGGCAGGGAACTCGGCGCCGCGCTCGGCTGCGACCCCGATCTCGTGGAGACCGCCTGCCTCGCCCACGACCTGGGCCACCCGCCGTTCGGCCACAACGGCGAACTGGCGCTCAACGACTTCGCCCGGGACTGCGGCGGCTTCGAGGGCAACGCCCAGTCGCTGCGCCTGCTCACCCGTATCGAACCCAAGCGGTTCGTCCACTCGGAGACCACCGGCGAGCCGGTCAGCGTCGGCCTGAACCTCACCCGGGCCGCCCTCGACGCGGCCACCAAGTACCCGTGGCCGCGCGGCGCCCACCCCACCGAGCCCGGCTCGGTGAAGTTCGGGGTGTACGAGGACGACCTGCCCGTCTTCGACTGGGCCAGGCTCGGCGCCCCGGCCGACCGCAAGTGCTTCGAGGCCCAGGTCATGGACTGGTCCGACGACGTCGCCTACTCCGTGCACGATGTCGAGGACGGGCTGCACGCCGGGCACATCGAACCCGGCTGTCTGACCTCCGGGCCGGAGCGGGACGCCATCATGGCGGTGGCCGTCGGCCGTTACGTATCCGGCGACACCGACCCCGCCGAGCTCACCGACGCACTCGACGGCCTCCTCGCCCAGGAGTGGTGGCCGCACGGCTATGACGGAACCGCCGTCGCGCAGGCCCGGCTGAAGGACGCCACCAGCCAGCTCATCGGCCGGTTCTGCCTGGCGGCCGAGAGTGCGACCCGGGCGTCGTACGGCGCGGGACCGCTCACCAGATACGCGGCGGAACTGGTCGTGCCACGGCGGGCGCGACTGGAGTGCGCCGTCCTCAAGGCCGTCGCCGACCGCTATGTGATGCAGCGCGAGGAGCAGGAGCGGCTCCGTATCGACCAGCGCGAAGTGCTCGCCGAACTGGCCGAGGCGCTCACGGCCCGAGCACCCGAAGGGCTCGACCCGCAGTTCCGCGCGCTGTTCGAGGCGGCACCCGGCGACCGCGACCGCAAACGGGTGATCGTCGACCAGATCGCCTCGCTCACGGACACCTCGGCGCGCTCGCTGCACGCGCGGCTGACCGTCCGTCACTGA
- a CDS encoding ABC transporter ATP-binding protein, with the protein MLITLLRTYVRPYKKPMALLALLQLLQTCATLYLPTLNADIIDNGVVKGDSGYILSFGGLMIAISVVQVICNMGAVYFGARTASALGRDIRAGVFDRVQSFSAREVGHFGAPSLITRTTNDVQQIQMLVLMSFTLMASAPIMCVGAIVLALGQDVPLSLVLIAVVPVMLVLVSLIVRRMRPLFRKMQVRLDTVNRVLREQITGNRVIRAFVKDAYEKERFKGANTELTDVSLGTARLMALMFPTVMTVVNVSSIAVVWFGAHRIDSGAMQIGALTAFLSYLMQIVMSVMMATFMFMMVPRAEVCAERIQEVLGTDSSVVPPVRPVTELARHGHLEIRGAGFKYPGAEASVLREVALEALPGETTAVIGSTGSGKSTLLGLVPRLFDATGGEVLVDGTDVRELDPVLLAKTVSLVPQKPYLFSGTVATNLRYGNPDATDEELWHALDVAQAKGFVEKLEGGLNAPIAQGGTNVSGGQRQRLAIARTLVQQPEIYLFDDSFSALDYATDAALRTALRRETARATVVIVAQRVSTIRDADRIVVMDEGRVVGTGRHHELMDGNETYREIVLSQLTEAEAA; encoded by the coding sequence GTGCTCATAACACTTCTGCGGACCTATGTGCGCCCGTACAAGAAACCCATGGCTCTGCTGGCGCTGCTTCAGCTGCTCCAGACCTGCGCCACCCTCTATCTGCCGACGCTCAACGCGGACATCATCGACAACGGTGTCGTGAAGGGTGACTCGGGTTACATCCTGAGTTTCGGCGGGCTCATGATCGCCATCAGCGTGGTGCAGGTGATCTGCAACATGGGCGCCGTCTACTTCGGTGCCAGGACCGCGTCCGCACTCGGCCGGGACATCCGTGCCGGCGTCTTCGACCGGGTGCAGTCGTTCTCCGCCCGCGAGGTCGGGCACTTCGGCGCCCCGTCCCTCATCACCCGGACGACCAATGACGTCCAGCAGATCCAGATGCTGGTCCTGATGTCGTTCACCCTGATGGCCTCGGCGCCGATCATGTGCGTGGGCGCCATCGTGCTGGCGCTCGGCCAGGACGTGCCGCTCTCGCTCGTACTGATCGCGGTCGTCCCGGTCATGCTCGTGCTGGTCTCCCTGATCGTCCGGCGGATGCGGCCGCTCTTCCGGAAGATGCAGGTCCGGCTCGACACGGTGAACCGGGTGCTGCGTGAGCAGATCACCGGCAACCGCGTCATCCGCGCCTTCGTGAAGGACGCGTACGAGAAGGAGCGCTTCAAGGGCGCCAACACCGAGCTGACCGATGTCTCCCTGGGGACCGCGCGGCTGATGGCCCTGATGTTCCCGACGGTGATGACCGTGGTGAACGTGTCGTCGATCGCGGTGGTCTGGTTCGGCGCGCACCGGATCGACAGCGGCGCGATGCAGATCGGGGCGCTCACCGCGTTCCTCTCCTATCTGATGCAGATCGTGATGTCCGTGATGATGGCCACCTTCATGTTCATGATGGTGCCGCGCGCGGAGGTCTGCGCCGAGCGGATCCAGGAGGTGCTCGGCACCGACTCCAGCGTGGTGCCGCCGGTCCGTCCCGTCACCGAGCTGGCCAGGCACGGCCATCTGGAGATCCGCGGGGCCGGGTTCAAGTACCCGGGCGCCGAGGCGTCGGTGCTGCGGGAGGTCGCCCTGGAGGCGCTGCCGGGTGAGACCACCGCGGTGATCGGATCGACCGGCAGCGGGAAGTCGACGCTGCTCGGTCTCGTACCCCGGCTGTTCGACGCCACGGGCGGCGAGGTGCTGGTGGACGGCACCGACGTACGGGAACTCGACCCCGTCCTGCTGGCGAAGACCGTGTCCCTGGTGCCGCAGAAGCCGTATCTCTTCTCCGGGACCGTCGCGACGAACCTTCGCTACGGGAACCCGGACGCGACCGATGAGGAGCTGTGGCACGCGCTGGACGTGGCGCAGGCCAAGGGGTTCGTCGAGAAGCTGGAGGGCGGGCTCAACGCGCCGATCGCCCAGGGCGGTACCAATGTCTCCGGCGGGCAGCGGCAGCGGCTGGCGATCGCCAGGACGCTGGTCCAGCAGCCGGAGATCTATCTCTTCGACGACTCGTTCTCGGCGCTGGACTACGCGACCGACGCGGCGCTGCGGACCGCGCTGCGGCGCGAGACCGCCCGGGCGACCGTGGTGATCGTCGCCCAGCGCGTCTCGACCATCCGCGACGCGGACCGGATCGTCGTCATGGACGAGGGCCGGGTCGTCGGGACCGGCAGGCACCACGAGCTGATGGACGGCAATGAGACATACCGGGAGATCGTGCTCTCCCAGCTGACCGAGGCGGAGGCAGCCTGA
- a CDS encoding sigma-70 family RNA polymerase sigma factor: MSYPTLDSGGPRPTATRGTEGGPAAAVPLPHAPDPAVILEAAPVQTRTLTETDVAPAIPQQGPAAGHPETVPGPGRPEPEVVVEDPDEAPAPARTRAADTGGPSSDLFRQYLREIGRIPLLTAADEVDLARCVEAGLFAEERLGSSSDPDSRLAADLDRLVVLGRMAKRRLIEANLRLVVSVAKRYVGRGLTMLDLVQEGNLGLIRAVEKFDYARGYKFSTYATWWIRQAMSRALADQARTIRVPVHVVELINRVVRVQRRMVQERGYEPTPEEVAAQLELTPERVGEVLRLAQEPVSLHAPVGEEDEVALGDLIEDGDAASPVESAAFLLLRQHLEAVLSTLGERERKVVQLRYGLVDGRPRTLEEIGRIFGVTRERIRQIESKTLNKLRDHALADQLRGYLD; the protein is encoded by the coding sequence GTGTCGTACCCCACACTGGACAGCGGTGGCCCGAGACCGACCGCCACCCGGGGGACGGAAGGCGGCCCCGCCGCCGCCGTCCCGCTGCCGCACGCCCCCGATCCGGCAGTCATCCTGGAGGCCGCCCCCGTGCAGACCCGGACCCTGACCGAAACCGATGTGGCCCCGGCAATCCCTCAGCAGGGCCCGGCCGCAGGCCATCCCGAGACCGTCCCCGGCCCGGGACGTCCCGAGCCCGAGGTCGTCGTGGAGGACCCGGACGAAGCGCCCGCACCCGCGCGCACCCGCGCCGCGGACACCGGGGGCCCGTCGTCGGACCTCTTCCGCCAGTACTTACGGGAGATCGGCCGCATCCCGCTGCTCACGGCTGCCGACGAGGTCGACCTCGCCCGCTGTGTGGAGGCGGGCCTCTTCGCCGAGGAACGGCTGGGGAGTTCGTCCGATCCCGACTCCCGCCTCGCCGCCGACCTGGACCGCCTCGTGGTGCTCGGCCGGATGGCCAAACGGCGGCTGATCGAGGCCAACCTCCGCCTCGTGGTCTCCGTCGCCAAGCGGTACGTGGGCCGCGGGCTGACCATGCTCGACCTGGTCCAGGAGGGAAACCTCGGCCTGATCCGGGCGGTGGAGAAGTTCGACTACGCCCGCGGCTACAAGTTCTCCACGTACGCGACCTGGTGGATCCGCCAGGCGATGTCCCGCGCCCTGGCGGACCAGGCCCGGACGATACGGGTCCCGGTCCACGTGGTCGAGCTGATCAACCGCGTGGTGCGGGTCCAGCGCCGGATGGTCCAGGAACGCGGGTACGAACCGACGCCCGAGGAGGTCGCGGCCCAGCTCGAACTCACCCCGGAACGCGTGGGGGAGGTGCTGCGGCTGGCCCAGGAACCGGTGTCCCTGCACGCCCCGGTGGGGGAGGAGGACGAGGTGGCGCTGGGTGACCTCATCGAGGACGGCGACGCGGCGTCCCCGGTGGAGTCGGCGGCGTTCCTGCTGCTGCGCCAGCACCTGGAGGCGGTGCTCTCCACACTGGGCGAACGTGAACGCAAGGTCGTCCAGCTCCGCTACGGCCTGGTGGACGGCCGGCCCCGCACGCTGGAGGAGATCGGACGGATCTTCGGGGTGACGCGTGAGCGGATCCGCCAGATCGAGTCCAAGACACTGAACAAGCTGCGCGACCACGCCTTGGCGGACCAGCTGCGGGGCTATCTGGACTGA
- a CDS encoding ABC transporter ATP-binding protein, giving the protein MAGPGGRMMAGPTQKSMDFKGSAKRLLRQLSQDRAALFTMLAAVVGSVALSVVGPKILGRATDLIFAGIIGRQLPAGTTKAQALKALHAKGQGAMADMLSGVDFTPGKGIDFSQVGEILLLALVAFACAGLLMLVTTRLAARIINQAMYRMREEIQAKLSRLPLSYFDRAKRGEVLSRTTNDVDNIGQTMQQTMGQLMNSLLTIIGVLAMMFWISWILALVALVTVPLSVLVATRVGKRSQPQFVQQWKVTGKLNAHVEEMYTGHALVKIFGRQAESAEAFREQNDALYEAGFKAQFNSGIMQPLMMFVSNLNYVLVAVIGGLRVASGTLSIGDVQAFIQYSRQFSQPLTQVASMANLVQSGVASAERIFELLDAEEQTPDADASASGTESGAESGVGTAVHPVAVRGSIALEKVSFRYEADKPLIDDLSLAVEPGHTVAIVGPTGAGKTTLVNLLMRFYEVTGGRITLDGTDIARMTREELRSGIGMVLQDTWLFGGTIAENIAYGSSHAVTREEVEEAARAAHADRFIRTLPEGYDTVIDDEGTGVSAGEKQLITIARAFLSDPVILVLDEATSSVDTRTEVLIQKAMARLAHGRTSFVIAHRLSTIRDADVILVMENGSIVEQGSHEELLAADGAYARLYAAQFAQAVVEVD; this is encoded by the coding sequence ATGGCCGGTCCTGGTGGACGCATGATGGCAGGACCGACCCAGAAGTCCATGGACTTCAAGGGGTCGGCCAAGCGGCTGCTGCGGCAGCTGTCGCAGGACCGCGCGGCACTGTTCACGATGCTGGCGGCGGTCGTCGGCAGCGTCGCGCTCTCGGTCGTCGGACCGAAGATCCTGGGCCGGGCCACCGACCTGATCTTCGCGGGGATCATCGGCCGGCAGCTGCCCGCGGGCACGACGAAGGCGCAGGCCCTGAAGGCCCTGCACGCCAAGGGCCAGGGCGCGATGGCCGACATGCTCTCCGGTGTGGACTTCACCCCGGGCAAGGGCATCGACTTCTCCCAGGTGGGCGAGATCCTGCTGCTCGCGCTGGTGGCCTTCGCCTGTGCGGGGCTGCTGATGCTCGTCACCACCCGGCTCGCGGCCCGGATCATCAACCAGGCCATGTACCGGATGCGTGAGGAGATCCAGGCGAAGCTGTCGCGGCTGCCGCTGTCGTACTTCGACAGGGCGAAGCGCGGCGAGGTGCTCAGCCGGACGACCAACGACGTCGACAACATCGGCCAGACGATGCAGCAGACCATGGGCCAGCTCATGAACTCGCTGCTGACCATCATCGGCGTGCTGGCGATGATGTTCTGGATCTCCTGGATCCTGGCGCTGGTCGCGCTGGTGACCGTACCGCTCTCGGTGCTGGTGGCCACGCGCGTCGGCAAGCGGTCCCAGCCGCAGTTCGTGCAGCAGTGGAAGGTCACCGGCAAGCTCAACGCCCACGTCGAGGAGATGTACACCGGGCACGCCCTGGTCAAGATCTTCGGGCGGCAGGCGGAGTCGGCCGAGGCCTTCCGCGAGCAGAACGACGCGCTGTACGAGGCCGGGTTCAAGGCCCAGTTCAACAGCGGCATCATGCAGCCGCTGATGATGTTCGTCTCCAACCTCAACTATGTGCTGGTGGCGGTCATCGGCGGGCTGCGGGTCGCTTCCGGCACGCTGTCGATCGGTGATGTGCAGGCGTTCATCCAGTACTCGCGGCAGTTCTCGCAGCCGCTGACCCAGGTCGCCTCGATGGCGAACCTGGTGCAGTCGGGTGTGGCGTCCGCCGAGCGGATCTTCGAGCTGCTCGACGCGGAGGAGCAGACGCCCGACGCCGACGCCTCCGCTTCCGGCACGGAATCCGGCGCGGAATCCGGCGTCGGCACGGCCGTGCACCCGGTGGCGGTCCGCGGCAGCATCGCGCTGGAGAAGGTCTCCTTCCGGTACGAGGCCGACAAGCCGCTCATCGACGACCTGTCGCTCGCGGTCGAACCGGGCCACACGGTCGCGATCGTCGGACCGACCGGCGCGGGCAAGACGACGCTGGTCAACCTGCTCATGCGGTTCTACGAGGTCACCGGCGGGCGGATCACGCTCGACGGGACCGACATCGCCAGGATGACGCGAGAGGAACTGCGCTCCGGGATAGGCATGGTGCTCCAGGACACCTGGCTCTTCGGCGGCACCATCGCGGAGAACATCGCGTACGGCTCGTCGCACGCCGTGACCCGCGAGGAGGTCGAGGAGGCGGCGCGGGCGGCCCATGCCGACCGGTTCATCCGCACCCTGCCCGAGGGCTACGACACGGTCATCGACGACGAGGGTACGGGGGTGAGCGCGGGCGAGAAGCAGCTGATCACGATCGCGCGGGCCTTCCTCTCCGATCCGGTGATCCTGGTGCTCGACGAGGCGACCAGCTCCGTCGACACCCGTACCGAGGTGCTGATCCAGAAGGCGATGGCCCGTCTGGCGCACGGCCGCACCAGCTTCGTCATCGCGCACCGGCTCTCCACGATCCGGGACGCGGATGTGATTCTGGTGATGGAGAACGGGTCGATCGTGGAGCAGGGTTCGCACGAGGAGTTGCTGGCTGCGGACGGGGCTTACGCGCGGCTCTACGCGGCGCAGTTCGCCCAGGCCGTGGTGGAGGTGGACTAG
- the dnaG gene encoding DNA primase — protein MAGRINDDDVKAVRDAVPIDAVVSEYLQLRNGGGGNLKGLCPFHDEKSPSFQVSPAKGLFHCFGCQEGGDTLAFIMKIDHLSFSEAVERLAGTAGITLRYEEGGYTPNSQRGERIRLVEAHKAAAQFYVEQLAGAEAEIGRKFLAERGFDQAAATHFSVGYSPAGWDHLTRYLRGKGFSDKELITSGLSQEARGGKPIDRFRGRLMWPIRDISGEVVGFGARKLRDDDNGPKYLNTPETSIYKKSQVLYGIDLAKKDIAKSSRAVVVEGYTDVMACHLAGVTTAVATCGTAFGTDHIKILRRLLMDNGSARVIFTFDGDAAGQKAALRAFEDDQKFAAETYIAIAPDGMDPCDLRLAQGDESVRGLVEPRTPLFEFALRQIISRYDLETPAGRAAALDEAAPVVARIKNSASQHEVAVQLAGMVGILDTQFVVKRISQLAQWARGRGNAPGPSRGGRPPQQTEAPRPPSSGPALNLRSPAHRTERELLKLALQRPELVSPAFDAYGADEFTAPPYAAVREAIMEAGGAEEGITDSFEYLTRVRAAAPNDTARAVVTELAVEPIMRRTVDELYAGEQLVHVRLRAVDRRIADVQGTLARASTQGDAEQYAAVQSELWTLQQYGQSLRNHGAAAL, from the coding sequence GTGGCAGGCAGGATCAACGATGACGACGTGAAGGCGGTCCGGGACGCGGTCCCGATCGACGCCGTCGTGTCCGAGTACCTCCAGCTGCGGAACGGGGGCGGCGGGAACCTCAAGGGCCTCTGCCCCTTCCACGACGAGAAGTCCCCCTCCTTCCAGGTGAGCCCGGCCAAGGGCCTCTTCCACTGCTTCGGCTGCCAGGAGGGCGGGGACACCCTCGCCTTCATCATGAAGATCGACCACCTCTCGTTCAGCGAGGCGGTCGAGCGCCTCGCGGGCACGGCGGGCATCACCCTCCGGTACGAGGAGGGCGGCTACACCCCCAACAGCCAGCGCGGCGAGCGCATCCGGCTGGTCGAGGCGCACAAGGCGGCCGCGCAGTTCTACGTCGAGCAGCTCGCCGGCGCCGAGGCCGAGATCGGCCGGAAGTTCCTCGCCGAGCGCGGTTTCGACCAGGCCGCCGCCACGCATTTCAGCGTCGGCTACAGCCCCGCGGGCTGGGACCACCTGACCCGCTACCTGCGCGGCAAGGGCTTCTCCGACAAGGAGCTCATCACCTCCGGCCTCTCCCAGGAGGCGCGCGGCGGCAAGCCCATCGACCGCTTCCGCGGCCGGCTGATGTGGCCGATCCGCGACATCAGCGGCGAGGTCGTCGGCTTCGGCGCGCGCAAGCTCCGCGACGACGACAACGGGCCGAAGTACCTCAACACCCCCGAGACCTCGATCTACAAGAAGTCCCAGGTCCTCTACGGAATCGACCTGGCCAAGAAGGACATCGCCAAGTCGAGCAGGGCCGTCGTCGTCGAGGGGTACACCGACGTCATGGCCTGCCACCTGGCCGGTGTGACCACCGCGGTCGCCACCTGCGGCACGGCCTTCGGCACCGACCACATCAAGATCCTCCGCCGTCTGCTGATGGACAACGGCAGCGCCCGTGTGATCTTCACCTTCGACGGTGACGCGGCCGGGCAGAAGGCCGCCCTGCGGGCCTTCGAGGACGACCAGAAGTTCGCAGCCGAGACCTACATCGCCATCGCCCCCGACGGGATGGACCCCTGCGATCTGCGGCTCGCGCAGGGCGACGAGTCCGTGCGCGGCCTGGTCGAACCCCGCACCCCGCTCTTCGAGTTCGCGCTCCGTCAGATCATCTCGCGCTACGACCTGGAGACCCCGGCGGGCCGGGCGGCGGCGCTCGACGAGGCCGCGCCGGTGGTGGCCCGGATCAAGAACAGCGCCTCGCAGCACGAGGTCGCCGTGCAGCTGGCCGGCATGGTCGGCATCCTCGACACCCAGTTCGTGGTCAAGCGCATCAGCCAGCTCGCGCAGTGGGCCCGCGGAAGGGGCAACGCACCGGGGCCCTCGCGCGGCGGCCGCCCCCCGCAGCAGACCGAGGCGCCACGCCCCCCGTCGAGCGGCCCCGCGCTGAACCTCCGCAGCCCCGCCCACCGCACCGAACGCGAGCTGCTGAAGCTGGCGCTCCAGCGCCCCGAGCTGGTCTCCCCGGCCTTCGACGCCTACGGGGCCGACGAGTTCACCGCCCCGCCGTACGCCGCCGTACGCGAGGCGATCATGGAGGCGGGCGGCGCCGAGGAGGGCATCACCGACTCCTTCGAGTACCTCACCCGGGTCCGCGCGGCGGCGCCGAACGACACGGCCCGGGCCGTGGTCACCGAGCTGGCCGTGGAGCCGATCATGCGCCGCACGGTCGACGAGCTGTACGCGGGCGAGCAGCTGGTCCACGTCCGGCTGCGCGCGGTCGACCGCCGGATCGCGGACGTCCAGGGCACGCTGGCGCGGGCCTCCACACAGGGCGACGCGGAGCAGTACGCGGCGGTCCAGAGCGAGTTGTGGACCCTCCAGCAGTACGGCCAGTCCCTGCGCAACCACGGCGCCGCCGCGCTCTGA
- a CDS encoding dihydrofolate reductase family protein, producing the protein MAKVTANMSMSLDGFVSHPSDGIDQLFRWYGAGDVTVRTADPDMTFQVSEASAQRLNRGLSETGVLVYGRRTFDDAGGWIGGHPMGKPVIVVSHSIPDGWPRADTPLTFVTDGVESAVAQARATAGEKTVTIGSAELTQQCINAGLLDELQIDLVPLLLGSGVRFLDNLRDAPRALEGPTVIEGNGVTHLTYTLR; encoded by the coding sequence ATGGCCAAGGTGACCGCCAACATGTCCATGTCGCTGGACGGCTTCGTCTCCCACCCCTCCGACGGGATCGACCAGCTGTTCCGCTGGTACGGCGCCGGGGACGTCACGGTCAGGACCGCGGACCCGGACATGACCTTCCAGGTGTCGGAGGCCAGCGCCCAGCGGCTGAACCGCGGGCTGTCGGAGACCGGTGTGCTCGTCTACGGACGGCGTACGTTCGACGACGCGGGCGGCTGGATCGGCGGGCACCCCATGGGCAAGCCGGTGATCGTCGTCAGCCACAGCATCCCGGACGGCTGGCCCCGCGCCGACACCCCGCTGACCTTCGTCACCGACGGGGTAGAGAGCGCTGTCGCACAGGCCAGGGCGACGGCCGGTGAGAAGACGGTCACCATCGGCAGCGCCGAACTCACCCAGCAGTGCATCAACGCCGGGCTGCTGGACGAGCTGCAGATCGATCTGGTGCCGCTGCTGCTCGGCTCGGGCGTGCGTTTCCTCGACAACCTGCGGGACGCGCCGCGCGCGCTGGAGGGCCCCACGGTGATCGAGGGGAACGGCGTGACCCATCTGACGTACACGCTGCGCTGA
- a CDS encoding FAD-dependent oxidoreductase, giving the protein MVDAHLTFVIIGGGLAGAKAAETLRTEGFAGRVILIGDERDHPYERPPLSKGFLSGKDERDSVYVHETAWYAQADIELHLGQTVVSIDRAVKVVRLGDDTAIHYDKLLLATGAEPHRLDIPGTGLAGVHHLRRLAHADRLRNVLASLGRDNGHLVIAGAGWIGLEVAAAARGYGAEVTVVEPHQTPLHAVIGPELGQIFTDLHAEHGVRFHFGARLTEITGQDGMVLAVQTDDGEEHPAHDVLAAIGAAPRVSLAEAAGLELVDRADGGGIAVDSSLRTSDPDIYAAGDVAAARHPLLGTRLRVEHWANALNGGPAAARAMLGQGVAYDRIPYFFSDQYDLGLEYSGWAPPGSYDQVLIRGDAGKRQFIAFWMKDGRLLAGMNVNVWDVTEQLQRLIRSGATLDPEALADPSVDLATLGT; this is encoded by the coding sequence GTGGTCGACGCACATCTGACGTTCGTCATCATCGGCGGAGGGCTCGCGGGGGCGAAGGCCGCCGAAACGCTCCGCACCGAAGGGTTCGCGGGCCGCGTGATCCTCATCGGTGACGAGCGCGACCACCCCTACGAACGCCCGCCCCTGTCGAAGGGGTTCCTGTCGGGCAAGGACGAGCGCGACAGCGTCTACGTCCACGAGACCGCCTGGTACGCGCAGGCCGACATCGAGCTCCACCTGGGACAGACCGTCGTCTCCATCGACCGTGCCGTCAAGGTGGTACGCCTCGGTGACGACACGGCCATCCACTACGACAAACTGCTGCTGGCGACCGGCGCCGAGCCGCACCGCCTCGACATCCCCGGCACCGGACTCGCGGGCGTGCACCACCTGCGCAGGCTCGCCCACGCCGACCGGCTGCGGAACGTCCTGGCCTCACTCGGCCGGGACAACGGCCACCTGGTGATCGCGGGAGCGGGCTGGATCGGCCTGGAGGTCGCGGCGGCCGCGCGCGGCTACGGGGCCGAGGTCACCGTCGTCGAACCGCACCAGACCCCGCTGCACGCGGTCATCGGGCCGGAGCTCGGCCAGATCTTCACCGACCTGCACGCCGAGCACGGTGTCCGCTTCCACTTCGGCGCCCGCCTCACCGAGATCACCGGCCAGGACGGCATGGTCCTGGCCGTCCAGACCGACGACGGCGAGGAGCACCCGGCGCACGACGTGCTCGCCGCGATCGGCGCGGCCCCCCGTGTCTCCCTCGCCGAGGCAGCGGGGCTGGAACTCGTCGACCGGGCGGACGGCGGCGGTATCGCCGTCGACTCCTCGCTGCGCACCTCCGACCCGGACATCTACGCGGCGGGCGACGTCGCGGCGGCCCGGCACCCGCTGCTCGGCACCCGGCTGCGCGTCGAGCACTGGGCGAACGCGCTCAACGGCGGCCCGGCGGCGGCCCGCGCGATGCTCGGCCAAGGCGTGGCGTACGACCGGATCCCGTACTTCTTCTCCGACCAGTACGACCTGGGCCTGGAGTACTCGGGATGGGCGCCGCCCGGCTCGTACGACCAGGTGCTCATCCGGGGCGACGCGGGGAAGCGGCAGTTCATCGCCTTCTGGATGAAGGACGGGCGGCTGCTGGCCGGGATGAACGTCAATGTGTGGGACGTCACCGAACAGCTCCAGCGGCTGATCCGCTCCGGCGCGACGCTGGACCCGGAGGCGCTCGCCGACCCGTCGGTCGACCTGGCCACGCTGGGCACCTGA